A window of Macaca thibetana thibetana isolate TM-01 chromosome 7, ASM2454274v1, whole genome shotgun sequence genomic DNA:
TTCGAAGTTGAATTTCACTCTATTTTCAAAACAATTCTGTACTCTCATTTTCTTCCCGTTAATTTTCTTCACGATGACATCTGACCCCATTTACTTAAGTAATCCACTGAGGTCTGGTGTGTGTTCAATAATTTTGACTCTAGGCAGTTTAATGATATCCTAAGGCTTCCTAATGTATGTCATTTCTTGCCTAGACCTGATATGGGTTAAATGCTAGTCCCTGAATTATTCAATTCCTGTTAGACAGCCTTGATTCAAATGACAAAGAAGAACATCCAGCTTCCATGAAtagttaaaatttcttttttccttaaccCAAGAAAATGCACTTGACGGAGGCAGATTACTATAACTGCCTAATAATTCAGCAAATAGTTTTACCAAAAACCATTCAGAATAGAAAAGTAGTTCTCGACTAAATCGTGGTGAATCAGTTGTCTCACCATACAGTAATGaaacaaacctgagaaaaaagGCTTATTTTTCTCTAATGAGTTCCATTACATTTATGCTTATGTTCAATTTAACcatatttataatccttttattcAGCATGAAATCTCCACTGTATCACATGACACTCTTCCACAtccttttatttactattttctgatttttaaaatgacagcgGCAATTACCATTTATACTATGTGCTATTTGTATAAGCTGGTTTTTAAACACAACGAAAATTCATTTTTCTACCTGAAAACTGTATCATAGAAagtgtttatttgaaaattattttcaagtttatatTCAACAGCTCAATAATGTTcaaaccaggctgggcacggtggctcacgcttataatcccagcactttgagaagctgaggcgggtggatcctgaggttaggagttcaagaccagtctggccaagatggtgaaaccctgtctctactaaaaatacaaaaattagctggtgtggtggcgggtgcctgtaatcccagctacctgggaggctaaggcagataattgcttgaacctgggaggcagaggttgcagtgagccgagatcacactactgcactccagcctgggcaatagagtgagagtctgtctcaaaaaaaaaaagttcaaatcaAACACACAGAAATCTATAAACAAACTGGCATATAACAGTAATAGAATCAGGGCCATTTCACACAGGTAACAATAAAGAcctgttttatctatttttgacttttttttttttttttgaaatagggttttaatctgttgcccaggctggagtgctggagtgcagtggtgccaacatggctcactgcagccttcacttcccaggctcaaatgatcctcctacctcagactcctgagtagttgagactacaggaatgtgccactatacccggctatttattttttaattttttggtagagacagggttttgccacgttgcccaggctcgtcctgaactcctggactcaaatgatctgcctgtcttggccttcaaaagtgctgggattacaggccagccctttttttttttttttttttaagagacagggtctctgtctttCACCCAGGCTACCACGCTGGTGTTCAGTGGccgtgatcatagcttactgcagcctcaaactcctgagctcaagcgatcctaccacctcagcctcccaaagcactgggattacaggcatgagccacggcacccagcctaaAGCAGTTTTAAGTTTTAAGAGAAACCTAAGCATAGCCTActggtttttattattgtttccttTATTATATTGCAATCTGCAAAACTATTTGTATTCAGCCAAGTATCTGTCCAGTTTTAATAAAATAGTAGCCTAAGCttacaaaatagacaaattaagCAGCAACTGTTGATTCTGAGAAAGTCTGTATGCTATCAAGAACACAAGAATGCAGGATCATGGGAAATGCATGCAAATCCTGGGAAGCAATATGAAATGCATGCTTCAACCACCATTGACCACTATGCATAATTGATGCCATCAATGAATCTGTAATTTAGCTTCTAATTTTTCGTAATTGTGCATTTATGGTAGTATGCTTCACTaactttaaagttaaatttaatgtaaattacTAATAAAAACATCTGTTGTACAAATAACTTTAAAGGATTCTAAATAAATATCTACATCAAGAGATATCTATAGATTTACATATTAAATGAATGTATTAAAATGTTACctagtttgcatttttctttttctttttttttttttttgagacagagtctcgctctgtcgcccaggatggagtgcagtggcgcaattgcgggtcactgcaacctccacctgccaagtcaagtaattatcctgcctcagcctccagagtagctgggattacaggcgtggaccaccacacccagctaattttgtatttttagtaaagacagggtttcaccatgttggccatggttggtctcgaactccagacctcaggtgatctgcccactttggcctctcaaagtgctgggattatgggcatgagccaccgcgcccggctgcacttttcttaaaatgaattaatgtacATAAATTCTCACTTCCAACTTAGTAACATTAGTGAGTCACATCTgaatattcattttctaaatatgatGCACTCTCCACTTGTAAATGTCATGATATGGCATCCTTATAATTCTACTGATGACTATATAATATTAGTTGATGTTTAGAATCAACAGTTTCAAATGATCCTTTATACTGAAATAAGACACATTATTTTACTTCAATTGTAATTTTAGTTCCAGAGAGGGCAGTGCTGTCTCAAAGACTTggataagattttctttttctcttactccGGGAAGATCACttaacaacaaatatttgaggtttctgcaaataaagaaaaaagtcacttcAATTTAGCCAagagcattaaaaataaactcaatttactggcttaaagaaagaaaattacatagaaaattaATCTATATCACCCTATGCTTTCAAAATGACTTTTAGAGCAGTAGCCTTAGAGATGAAATTCATGCCAGGAAGTAACACAGACCTTAGGTTATGTCAATATTTCTAGCTGAatcattctaaataaaatatatatttataatgatgTAGATATCCTTTGCATGTGAAACATGAAATGTGAATCTCAACCCCAAAAGGGCAAAAACTGGGAAAATTCTTAAAGATACTCGAGTTTCTACTAAAAGATGAAGCTCTGAAGCCTCAAGTAATGTAAGAGATGGACAATCTACTACTTGTGGTcctaatgtttaaaatttctcaAACTTCCTGTGATACTGAGGTTACTGGTAGATCCATTTTATATTAAAGCAGAACTACACTAATTAGATTTATAATTTGAATGTTGGGATCTCTAACACAGAGATTTGATTAAACaaacttctattcttttttcatcACGCTGATAAGACTCAGAACCTTACAATTTTAGAGTTAAACATTCCTTGCTAGTATTATCTGTTTTTGCATTTGGAATTAGGTGAGTTGTTCCAGGCCATGGCATGGGTCTGGTTGGTGGCACAAGAGGATGTAGAAAAGCTTTCCTAACCAGTGAATGTGTGCTTTTGATGATTATTATAGTGTCAGGCAGTGTTCTAGGCTCTAAACACAGAAAGGTGAATACTTCAAGGTTTTTTCCCCTCAACCAACATAATTACAGGGTAAAATGCTAATAGGTATATACCAAATGTCctgaaaatatcaaaaacataggggaaattgctttaaaaaaaaaaaaggagagaaagcatAATCGTTGAAGCTTACTGAGGGCTTACTGTGACAGGCATCATGCTAGGTGCTTAatgtagatttaatttttaaaaacatatcctataaaaaattcaataaaatattaatgtattaagATTGATCATTTTAGCTCTTTTAAAGTATTACAGATGGAAgtgaagtcattttttaaaattatctttttcagaACTAAAAATAGACACCAGCCCTCACAGTCAGTTAAATTCTACCTATTCACCTTAACAGCATTATCAAGTTTCCACTTTGGCTTTGATCATCTACCTTAAATGACGCAAAGCAAAGATGCCTTTGTCTGTGATATTCCCACAggatattatttccatttccaatatgcttttttgtaaattttcaagTTGACCAAGTCTCAGCAAACAGTCATCCTCGATATAATGACACTTGCACAGCCTTATTTTTTCAACATGCTGTAGGCCCACTGGGGAGAAAAAGTACAGATTAAGAATCTGCTTTACCACTAAGATAACAAACTGtcctggtttgcccaggactgACTTGGTTTTAGGATTGAAAGTCCTGTGTCCTGGGAAACCTCTGAATCCCATGAAAACTGGAATGATTGCTCACCCTATTAGCCATATAAGGAATTCACTACAGAGCTTGTGCTGATGGACGGGGCCATTCTACAGTCAGATGCCCACACACTGGAGGAAAGAAATGCCCACAtagggccaggcccggtggctcatacctgtaatcccagcactttgggagtctgaggcgggtgaatcacctgaggtcacgaattcaagaccagcctggccaacatggcaaaaccccgtctctactaaaaatagaaaaatcggcctggcgtggtagtgcacacctgtagtcccagctacttgggaggctgaggcaggaaaatcacctgaacccaggaggtagaggttgcagtgagccaagatcgcgccactgcactctagccttggcgactagccttggtgacagagtgagactctgtctcaaaaaaaaaaaaaaaaaaggaggccaggtgcagtggctcacacctgtagtcccagtactttgggaggccaaggcgggcggatcacgaggtcaagagatggaaaccatcctggctaacatggtgaaaccccattctcttctaaaaatacaaaaacaaaattagccgggcatggtggcgggcgcctgtagtcccagctactcaggaggctgaggtgggagaatggcatgaacctgggaggcggagcttgcagtgagccaagattgtgccactgcactccagcctggctgacagagcaagactctatctcaaaaaaaaaaaaaaaaaaaagaaagaaagaaaaaaaatgcccacGTAGGCAGAAGCTGTGTGGATATAATTATTCCTGCATTACTGAGGGCTTCTCAATGACAGAAGTTTGACAAAGATAGTTTGATAAACAAGGCCCTGAATTTTAAGTCAATAAACCAAAGACTAGAGACATATAGAAACAAGCTTagtgagaggaggaaggagaggaaggtgTCTGTAACctcaatttaatttgaaaataaatatcaaaccCAGGAAGAAATAAACTTGACTATACTGAAATGGGCAAAAAGGACATACCTATGACTATAATTGTGAGTCAACTGCAACAAAATGGTCACTGCAAAATCATCTGCATTTCCTATTAGCAAAATGACAGGGTAGTTACCCATGTGATCAAATCCAATGCTCATGATACAAGAGTTGGTGGCGTCAATCGCCTGAATCTTGTATTTGTCCAGAGGGCCTGTTGGAAGGTGGTTGTAATCCGTCTGCCACCTCTCCTGGCCATGGTAGCGCACCATGGCCCCACAGCGCAGCAACCACTCGGATGCCGCCCTGTCAGGGCCAACATCCCTGATGCGATCATAATCCACCCTGTTGGCAAGTGAAAAAAAACAGTTTGCTTTTACAATAATAACTAGCTTGTTAACTATATTAACTGACATAAATAATACAGAACGCAACAAATTTTCATTTCAAGTGACTGAGGAGGAAGATAAATGTATTAGTGAGATCCatgcaaaaaccaaaaacaaaaacaaaaaaaaaacctgtagtcTATCTgcttttttagtttagtttttgtttccAAGTGAACACTGTCGATgcgtattatttttatatgaatttatcaGACACAACTTTTCATTGATTCACATATAGTAGAGTGCTTGATACCAGAGATATTTAGTAACTATTCTACGAATGACTATACTTGgttaaaatttgtattaataacaaaagattaaagagaaaataattctgaatCTGTATTCAAATTAATCTCATTAAGTGATATTTATTAACTTCTACATATGCTTTTTTCACAAGCTAGGGATCATAATGCTGTATTAAGTAATCAGAAGGAGGTTAGTTTCATCAGCttcaaaatgctatttttttctcttttttttttagatggactcTCAtactctcacccaggttggagtgcagtggcgcactctcggctcactgcaagctccacctcccgggttcacgtcactctcctgcctcaggctcccgagtagctgggactacaggtgcccaccaccacacccggctaattttttgtatctttagtggatacagggtttcacggtgttagccaggatggtctcgatctcctgacctcgtgatccgcctgcctcggcctcccaaagtgctgggattacaggcgtgagccaccgtgccttgctCAAAATGTTATTTCTAAGTGTGCCACCCACTAATTTTGTGAAAACCTGAGTTACTTTGATAGAATTCAAAAGGTTAACTACATTCCtttaaaaagccataaaaataaaatattttaaaattatgtttttctgattataaaataaatgtttattttagaaaacttgaaATGTATCAAAAGGACAGATAAGtaagaaaaatcactgaaatcCTGCAACCCAAACAGCCACAGTTAATATTTCGTAATCCATTTTTCTGGTgttttttccatgtttgtgtGGGTTTTGTTTGTAAACAAAATTAGGATCACACTGCacaaattgttaaaataatatttgaaatacgAGAAATAGCCAAACGAGCTACTGGGAACTTATTTTGCCATAACCATCTCCACATTTCTTCACTTTATTTAGAGTCACTTACTTATTAAACACTGCATTCAACCAGCCCCAGAAGTATCTGGAATCACATGACCATGGGAGTTTCTTTATGCCACACAACTGCTGGGAAACTTTTCCAAACAGCATCATTTGATCTAGACACACAAAATAGTACTTACATTAGATCATCATCAGAGTCCCATACATATAGCAACTTACTTCACAACCTCAGAGTCAATGCTCTTGTACTGATAAAGCTGATGACTCACTTGCCACTCAACAATTATTGTGCAAGTCACTCCTGTTTCTTGTTCTtggggtttttttatttgtttgctgcaAAAAAAATGAGGGGTTGGACTGGATGGTGTCTAAGGTTCCTTCCGGCTTGAACATTAAGTTCCACTGTTGAAACCTCAATTGGAGTCTGTTTGTCGTACTGCCATCTAGTGTCCATTCAGGCGCTGTAGCTATGAATTTGCTGAAGCTGGCTCTACTCCCCATCTATATTTCCAGTATCAAAATGACACACTAAAATCACCGAAAGAGCAACGTGTCGAGGTTGAGATGCTTGCATCCAGGAAAGGAGACATGAAAATAGATCTACCTATGACAAGGCTGCAAGTGCTGTCACCAGAGCAGTGTAAACAAAAAAACTAAGGGCAGCTGGGAAAGACTGGGCAAATAACTTCACCTCTCTGACCtctggttttctcatttgtaaaatgagatgaTTTGCTTAGATAATTTCCAGCTGTGAAAATCTATAACCATAATTTGAGAACGTGATTCCTGGAGTAGGTTTCGATTTGATTTACCTTAATTCAAGTTTCCTTAGTAGTGTGCTAGGTGTGTGCAGGGGACTGGGTGCGGCGGGGAGTGGGGGGATGGGGagacaaagataaatgaaacatggTGTTTGCTTTGAGCATCTGACAGTGTAATGCAGGATGGAGTGGGCTAAGACATGTTACCAAGTAGTTAAGAGTGACAGAACTTGATAAATGCctgaaaatagttaaaataaggaaagaaaggattTCAACAAACAAAGGTGCCAGGAAAAATTATGCCAGATTAGCTGAAGCAGGAACATTTAAGGCATGTTATTTTCAGTTTCACTAGCACATGTGAGTCATGAGAAGAGGCAGGCAACTTGCAGTCAGGTCATGAAGGGTTTTGCATGCTCAGCCAGGGAATTTGGACTGTATTCTGTAGGCAGCGGAGAGTCACCAAGGTTTTTGAACAAAGCActggcctttgggaggctgaggcaggctgatcacgaggccaggatatcgagaccatcctggctaacacggtgaaaccctgtgtctactaaaatccaaaaaaaaaaaaaaaaaaaaaaaaaaaattagccgggcacggtggcatgcacctgtagtcccagctactcggaggttgaggcaggagaatcgcttgaacccggtaggtggaggttgcagtgagctgagactgcaccacaccgcactccagtttgggcaacagagcgagactccgtctcaaaaataaataaataaataaatagaacaaagcATTGGCATTGTTACAGTTGTGCTTCAAGAAATTTACTCAGACAGCAGCATCAAGATGAACGGTCAACAGAATGGGACAGCCAGCCAGCAAGGGCTTCAATCACATGAGGCCATAGGAAAGGGCCTAGTTGGGGAAGGATGGGAATGACATTACAGAGTTGGTTCCGTATGACTTAGTTAAGAGAGATGTAGGGGCACGGGCTGCAGGAGTTGAAAATGACACCAGGTTTTGGCCCTGAGTCACTAGTAGTAGGATGGTGATGCCATTAAAAGAAATCACATCAGGAGGACAGGGTTATaggttcagatttttttcttctagtttttcatAATCTACATATTAAGTGTTAGCAGGATTTCTAAGTGCAGATTACGAAAAATCATTGGAATCAGAGGTCACAAAATGTTAGCGCTATAAGGAATTTAGATCACCTGGATGAAATCTCTCAtttagaggtgaggaaactgaagccctgaTGTTAAGTAACTTCCTGACACCCTAAATCCTTTCTTGAACAAGGTGGGGTATTAATAAATGCTGTGTTTAAAGGGACTTGCTCAATGTTTCATGACTAATTGGTGGTAGTGTTGAAACTTGAACCCAGTTCTCTACCAGCCCAGGGTCCTTTCCTCAATCATTACAAGGTGCTAGAAttcaagagaaagaagagggctAGAAAGATGCCTGAGTGGGAAACACCTTAGAGCTGAGGAAGTGATTGAGGATGCTGAGGCTGTGGAACAGTGAGAGATGTGAACTGAAGACAGAACCAACTACCCTTTTCATCTCTTTTCCACCATAGCCGTCTTCATTACTGCAAACCTCTGCTCCACTACCTCTTGTCATGTTCTCAACCCTTTCCAGCTTTTTGTTAAAGCTCTCTCTGTCTGTGCCCACCTCGAATAACTCTATTAGTTGTCAATCTTATTTACAAATAAGGGCTTTCCCAGTTTCTACTCAGGCTGTTTTCTCTTAAGCCTCCCTCCCCCATCACCATCAATCTGTGGAAATCTCACCCAATTTCAAGACCTTACTCAAATGCcatgtccattcattcattcattcattcactcactcaaaaaatgtttactgaatgtcTGCTATACTTAGTGCAAAGGCAACAATGgtaagacaaaacaaacaaaaataagaacaaaggagaaagagacacacagaaagacaagGTTCCTGACCTCATAGAATGTATAATTTAATACAGACAGATGACATAAAGAGATAAATAACACCCAACGTGGTTGGCTAGTAGAGGTGTGAACAAATGCCATGAGAACCTAGAGAAGGGAGTGAGAAGAAGGCTTCACACCAGAGGTGTCTTTTGAAATGGGTCTTGATTAAGAGTTTTCAATTAGTCTAAAAGCAGAAGCAGAAtatgcaaaaaaaacaaaaaaaaaatccagttagaACGAAAACAGAGTAtgcaaagtaaaagaaagagCAAGGATGGCATCTcattcatttcaatttttctcAGCATAATgcaaaagtttaataaatatttgtttattaatagTCTTAAATGGTTGACATGTTTCCATGGAGAAAGGTAAAACCAGTTAAACTGTTATTAAGCAGGTGAATTAGAGTGATCTTTGAAAACTGACTACTTTTGCTTGATTCATTTTGACCCATCTTATAATTTAGCTTAAACGAAAGGCCAAATTTACTTCAGCTGTAATCTCTAAAAACACAAGATactagatttaaaatgttttaaacataaaaattaaatttatatttggcAATAGAGTTAACAAAAATTGGTAGGTTTTTACATTCTCAACTGCAACTTTGCTAATGATTTTGCAAATTATTCCTACTTGAGTCCAAGCAGTTGCCTTTGGGAACACTTTCTAAAGGGAAAGAGGAGACCTCTAGTGGTAAGTTAGTGAATCTAGCTCTAATAAATTAAAAGTACCCAGTtaaatgcaaattagaaaataaccACTACTAAATTACTGCTGCCATAGATAATCtaccatgattaagtgggtttCGTACCAGGGATGCGCAAATGgcttaacatacacaagtcaataaacgtTATACGCCACATAAAcgcaattaaaaacaaaaatcacatgatcatctcaatagatgcagaaaaagcatttcacaaaatccagcatccctttgtgattaaaatcctcagcaaaattggcatacaagggtatgccaaagtaataaaagccatatatgacaaacccacagccaacataatatgAACAGGGAAAGTTTAAAGCACTCCCTtcaagaactggaacaagataaagATGCCGACTCTCACCAGCcccctttctttttgtttttttgagatggtgtttcactcttgttgcccagactggagtgcaatggcacga
This region includes:
- the DMAC2L gene encoding ATP synthase subunit s, mitochondrial isoform X2, whose protein sequence is MCCAGSEQRLTCTDQMMLFGKVSQQLCGIKKLPWSCDSRYFWGWLNAVFNKVDYDRIRDVGPDRAASEWLLRCGAMVRYHGQERWQTDYNHLPTGPLDKYKIQAIDATNSCIMSIGFDHMVGLQHVEKIRLCKCHYIEDDCLLRLGQLENLQKSILEMEIISCGNITDKGIFALRHLRNLKYLLLSDLPGVREKENLIQVFETALPSLELKLQLK
- the DMAC2L gene encoding ATP synthase subunit s, mitochondrial isoform X3, which gives rise to MMLFGKVSQQLCGIKKLPWSCDSRYFWGWLNAVFNKVDYDRIRDVGPDRAASEWLLRCGAMVRYHGQERWQTDYNHLPTGPLDKYKIQAIDATNSCIMSIGFDHMVGLQHVEKIRLCKCHYIEDDCLLRLGQLENLQKSILEMEIISCGNITDKGIFALRHLSAGMRMLELKATTAILKSSWSHTTGWQVGDHLKLQPWMFL
- the DMAC2L gene encoding ATP synthase subunit s, mitochondrial isoform X4 is translated as MMLFGKVSQQLCGIKKLPWSCDSRYFWGWLNAVFNKVDYDRIRDVGPDRAASEWLLRCGAMVRYHGQERWQTDYNHLPTGPLDKYKIQAIDATNSCIMSIGFDHMVGLQHVEKIRLCKCHYIEDDCLLRLGQLENLQKSILEMEIISCGNITDKGIFALRHLRNLKYLLLSDLPGVREKENLIQVFETALPSLELKLQLK
- the DMAC2L gene encoding ATP synthase subunit s, mitochondrial isoform X1, translated to MCCAGSEQRLTCTDQMMLFGKVSQQLCGIKKLPWSCDSRYFWGWLNAVFNKVDYDRIRDVGPDRAASEWLLRCGAMVRYHGQERWQTDYNHLPTGPLDKYKIQAIDATNSCIMSIGFDHMVGLQHVEKIRLCKCHYIEDDCLLRLGQLENLQKSILEMEIISCGNITDKGIFALRHLRKSAGQSLGNHGKLSTFMKPGLLLRLHQQTREQEITKDI